From Myotis daubentonii chromosome 15, mMyoDau2.1, whole genome shotgun sequence, one genomic window encodes:
- the LOC132217210 gene encoding zinc finger and SCAN domain-containing protein 4-like, with protein sequence MASRDEPARNGPRAGNFRLRFRGGPVSQEGAEVEEGASLPGLISLHHGSHLHGVAELQGIIWSFCSWLRPDTQSKQEMISQLSVEQFLLNRPRSERAAWQEKWESSGRDMAAFMEHLRGEVLRPPSMIHVSLEGREALFSENMPLGEVLAILQEQRSAAAPTALTPGTPSPTSPETPRPAAPDEDAEDDGDRLSSPEDHPPFTLLLEEESPRVPAERAVSGESPRRSGSASPGAPTAQEEPPREEAPREAGGARKLYRCARCPRVFEFLCRFQLHQRRHDNERPFACATCAKRFFQASDLRVHERIHAAERPFRCGRCHRAFSHPTNLRAHERIHTGAKPYACAQCARTYRQASTYHRHLRMHQRKASESGASAPRDSAPRGSAPRDATPRDAMPRDSTSRHSMRAAVSL encoded by the exons ATGGCATCTCGAGACGAACCAGCCAGGAACGGTCCCCGGGCAGGAAATTTCAGGCTCAGATTTCGCGGAGGACCGGTCAGCCAGGAGGGGGCGGAGGTGGAGGAGGGcgcctccctccctgggctcaTCTCGTTGCACCATGGCAGCCACCTGCATGGCGTGGCGGAGCTGCAGGGCATCATTTGGTCTTTCTGCTCGTGGCTGCGGCCAGACACCCAGAGTAAGCAGGAGATGATTTCCCAACTGTCAGTGGAGCAGTTCCTGCTCAACAGGCCCAGGAGCGAGAGGGCCGCATGGCAGGAGAAGTGGGAGTCGAGCGGCAGGGACATGGCGGCGTTCATGGAGCACCTGCGGGGAGAGGTCCTGAGGCCCCCGAGCATG ATACACGTCAGCCTGGAGGGGCGGGAAGCCCTGTTCTCAGAGAACATGCCCTTAGGAGAGGTCCTGGCCATCCTCCAGGAGCAGCGTTCAGCAGCAGCCCCCACGGCCCTCACCCCGGGGACACCCTCGCCGACGTCCCCAGAGACACCCCGACCAGCAGCACCAG atgaagatgCAGAGGACGATGGAGACCGTCTTTCCAGTCCAGAGGACCACCCCCCCTTTACGCTCCTCCTGGAGGAAGAGAGCCCTCGGGTCCCCGCAGAGCGCGCGGTGTCCGGGGAGAGTCCACGCCGCTCCGGTTCAGCAAGTCCGGGCGCCCCCACCGCCCAGGAAGAGCCCCCCCGAGAGGAGGCGCCCCGGGAGGCGGGGGGCGCCCGGAAGCTCTACCGGTGCGCCCGGTGCCCCCGGGTCTTCGAGTTCCTCTGTCGGTTCCAGCTGCACCAGAGGCGGCACGACAACGAGCGGCCCTTCGCCTGCGCCACGTGCGCCAAGCGCTTCTTCCAGGCCTCGGACCTGCGCGTGCACGAGCGCATCCACGCGGCGGAGAGGCCCTTCCGCTGCGGCCGCTGCCACCGCGCCTTCAGCCACCCGACCAACCTGCGGGCGCACGAGCGCATCCACACGGGCGCCAAGCCCTACGCGTGCGCCCAGTGCGCGAGGACCTACCGCCAGGCCTCCACCTACCACCGCCACCTGCGGATGCACCAGAGGAAGGCGTCGGAATCTGGGGCCTCCGCACCCCGGGACTCCGCACCCCGGGGCTCCGCACCCCGGGACGCCACACCCCGGGACGCCATGCCCAGGGACTCCACATCCAGGCACTCCATGCGCGCAGCTGTCTCCCTGTAA